From the genome of Sander lucioperca isolate FBNREF2018 chromosome 1, SLUC_FBN_1.2, whole genome shotgun sequence, one region includes:
- the selenot2 gene encoding selenoprotein T2 yields MAEYSQAGLLAALLLFTALTVRDVYVGRSNPPRALQEAHSQSADSPGLSPGPGKPAKPSLYTGPLLKFQYCISUGYSKVFQEYSRAISQLYPDIHIEGENYPPTPLNRALGQLVSFLKLVSILLVVSGQNPFLLFGLDTPRAWTWSQDNKIFSCLMAFFLCNMMETHFLSTGAFEVTLNDVPVWSKLQSGYVPNIQEIFQILDNQLKMNQLDPLSFSSP; encoded by the exons ATGGCGGAGTACAGCCAGGCCGGCTTGCTGGCGGCTCTGCTGCTCTTCACGGCCCTCACAGTCCGAGACGTTTATGTCGGCAGATCGAACCCGCCGCGCGCACTGCAGGAGGCCCACAGCCAATCAGCGGACAGCCCCGGCCTCTCCCCGGGACCCGGGAAACCCGCCAAGCCCTCCCTGTACACCGGGCCCCTGCTCAAGTTCCAGTACTG tatcTCCTGAGGCTACAGTAAAGTGTTTCAGGAGTATTCCCGGGCGATCAGCCAGCTGTATCCGGACATCCACATCGAGGGAGAAAactacccccccacccccctcaacAG AGCCCTGGGTCAGCTGGTCTCCTTCCTGAAACTCGTCTCCATCTTGCTGGTCGTCAGCGGTCAGAATCCGTTTCTTCTCTTCGGCCTCGACACTCCCCGAGCTTGGACCTGGAGTCAGGACAACAAG ATCTTCTCCTGTCTGATGGCTTTCTTCCTCTGCAACATGATGGAGACTCACTTCCTGTCCACCGGAGCCTTCGAAGTCACGCTCAACG ATGTCCCCGTGTGGTCCAAGCTGCAGTCGGGGTATGTCCCGAACATCCAGGAGATCTTCCAGATCCTCGACAACCAGCTGAAGATGAACCAGCTGGATCCGCTGAGCTTCTCCTCGCCCTAA
- the LOC116035423 gene encoding cytochrome c oxidase assembly protein COX18, mitochondrial isoform X1 yields the protein MDDLKRLKETMLIVGGAVRYGVLQLPVRGVCSAAINRKSPSSGHTCPSPPPAGPPEVCCHMLHVRTLSGFGTPSGLGPLSGFGTLSGFGTLSGLGTLSGLRTLGGVRRLSGGFGTLSDFGTLSGVGTLGGVRRLSGGRQDSGDGAAGWYGGLSDSAPVHLCEHFLLSVQQLSGLPWWLSIVVATLSVRTLITLPLAAYQMVVIAKVEALQVEISELAKRLRYEVSVRARERGWTEKQSRFQFQKNLRRLVSQLYIRDNCHPFKASVLVWVQLPLWISLSLALRNLSLNQSDVGADLAAGGALWFPDLTVPDSSWMLPVCLGLTNLLIVEVFSLQRVNPSRVQRIVTNAVRAFSLLMIPIAATVPSSMALYWFTSSLVGFSHNLVLRSPAVHKLFRLQTPRSDSPYRDLLSAFITKYCR from the exons ATGGATGATTTGAAGCGACTGAAG GAAACCATGTTGATCGTGGGGGGGGCCGTAAGGTACGGCGTCCTGCAGCTTCCTGTACGAGGAGTCTGTTCTGCTGCCATCAACAGGAAGTCACCTTCATCTGGGCACACCTGTCCTTCCCCTCCACCTGCTGGACCCCCTGAAGTCTGCTGTCACATGTTACATGTCAGGACGCTGTCAGGGTTTGGGACGCCATCAGGACTAGGGCCGTTGTCAGGGTTTGGGACGCTGTCAGGGTTTGGGACGCTGTCAGGACTCGGGACGCTGTCAGGACTCAGGACGCTGGGCGGGGTCCGGAGGCTCTCCGGTGGGTTTGGGACGCTGTCAGATTTTGGGACGCTGTCAGGAGTCGGGACGCTGGGCGGGGTCCGGAGGCTCTCCGGGGGCCGGCAAGATAGCGGTGATGGTGCAGCTGGCTGGTACGGCGGCCTCTCGGACTCGGCGCCCGTTCACCTGTGTGAGCACTTCCTGCTGAGCGTGCAGCAGCTGAGCGGGCTGCCGTGGTGGCTGAGCATCGTTGTGGCGACGCTGTCGGTCCGGACACTCATCACTCTGCCGCTCGCCGCCTACCAGATGGTTGTCATCGCCAAG GTGGAGGCGCTGCAGGTGGAGATCTCCGAGCTGGCCAAGAGGCTCCGCTACGAAGTGTCAgtgcgagcgagagagagaggctggacGGAGAAACAGAGCCG GTTCCAGTTCCAGAAGAATCTGCGTCGTCTTGTCTCTCAGCTCTACATCAGAGACAACTGTCACCCGTTCAAAGCCAGTGTTCTGGTCTGGGTTCAGCTGCCGCTGTGGATCAGCCTCTCCCTGGCCCTCCGAAACCTCAGTCTCAATCAGTCCG ATGTTGGGGCTGATCTGGCAGCGGGTGGCGCTCTCTGGTTCCCAGACCTCACCGTTCCCGACTCCAGCTGGATGCTTCCGGTGTGTCTCGGACTCACCAACCTGCTCATCGTAGAG GTGTTTTCTCTCCAGAGAGTCAACCCGTCTCGTGTTCAGAGGATTGTGACGAACGCCGTCCGAGCGTTCTCGCTGTTGATGATTCCCATCGCTGCCACCGTTCCCTCT TCCATGGCTCTCTACTGGTTTACCTCCAGTCTGGTGGGATTCAGTCATAACCTCGTCCTTCGTTCTCCGGCCGTCCACAAACTTTTCAGACTCCAAACTCCTCGATCAGACTCTCCATACAGAGACCTGCTGTCTGCCTTCATCACCAAGTACTGCAGATAA
- the LOC116035423 gene encoding cytochrome c oxidase assembly protein COX18, mitochondrial isoform X2 — MLIVGGAVRYGVLQLPVRGVCSAAINRKSPSSGHTCPSPPPAGPPEVCCHMLHVRTLSGFGTPSGLGPLSGFGTLSGFGTLSGLGTLSGLRTLGGVRRLSGGFGTLSDFGTLSGVGTLGGVRRLSGGRQDSGDGAAGWYGGLSDSAPVHLCEHFLLSVQQLSGLPWWLSIVVATLSVRTLITLPLAAYQMVVIAKVEALQVEISELAKRLRYEVSVRARERGWTEKQSRFQFQKNLRRLVSQLYIRDNCHPFKASVLVWVQLPLWISLSLALRNLSLNQSDVGADLAAGGALWFPDLTVPDSSWMLPVCLGLTNLLIVEVFSLQRVNPSRVQRIVTNAVRAFSLLMIPIAATVPSSMALYWFTSSLVGFSHNLVLRSPAVHKLFRLQTPRSDSPYRDLLSAFITKYCR, encoded by the exons ATGTTGATCGTGGGGGGGGCCGTAAGGTACGGCGTCCTGCAGCTTCCTGTACGAGGAGTCTGTTCTGCTGCCATCAACAGGAAGTCACCTTCATCTGGGCACACCTGTCCTTCCCCTCCACCTGCTGGACCCCCTGAAGTCTGCTGTCACATGTTACATGTCAGGACGCTGTCAGGGTTTGGGACGCCATCAGGACTAGGGCCGTTGTCAGGGTTTGGGACGCTGTCAGGGTTTGGGACGCTGTCAGGACTCGGGACGCTGTCAGGACTCAGGACGCTGGGCGGGGTCCGGAGGCTCTCCGGTGGGTTTGGGACGCTGTCAGATTTTGGGACGCTGTCAGGAGTCGGGACGCTGGGCGGGGTCCGGAGGCTCTCCGGGGGCCGGCAAGATAGCGGTGATGGTGCAGCTGGCTGGTACGGCGGCCTCTCGGACTCGGCGCCCGTTCACCTGTGTGAGCACTTCCTGCTGAGCGTGCAGCAGCTGAGCGGGCTGCCGTGGTGGCTGAGCATCGTTGTGGCGACGCTGTCGGTCCGGACACTCATCACTCTGCCGCTCGCCGCCTACCAGATGGTTGTCATCGCCAAG GTGGAGGCGCTGCAGGTGGAGATCTCCGAGCTGGCCAAGAGGCTCCGCTACGAAGTGTCAgtgcgagcgagagagagaggctggacGGAGAAACAGAGCCG GTTCCAGTTCCAGAAGAATCTGCGTCGTCTTGTCTCTCAGCTCTACATCAGAGACAACTGTCACCCGTTCAAAGCCAGTGTTCTGGTCTGGGTTCAGCTGCCGCTGTGGATCAGCCTCTCCCTGGCCCTCCGAAACCTCAGTCTCAATCAGTCCG ATGTTGGGGCTGATCTGGCAGCGGGTGGCGCTCTCTGGTTCCCAGACCTCACCGTTCCCGACTCCAGCTGGATGCTTCCGGTGTGTCTCGGACTCACCAACCTGCTCATCGTAGAG GTGTTTTCTCTCCAGAGAGTCAACCCGTCTCGTGTTCAGAGGATTGTGACGAACGCCGTCCGAGCGTTCTCGCTGTTGATGATTCCCATCGCTGCCACCGTTCCCTCT TCCATGGCTCTCTACTGGTTTACCTCCAGTCTGGTGGGATTCAGTCATAACCTCGTCCTTCGTTCTCCGGCCGTCCACAAACTTTTCAGACTCCAAACTCCTCGATCAGACTCTCCATACAGAGACCTGCTGTCTGCCTTCATCACCAAGTACTGCAGATAA